The DNA segment GATTTGATCTCGTATAATGTGTATGTGTGTTCGGTTGGTTGTGTTTGTGAACCGAGGcttatttttattgaaaaatcgAGGTATTCTCTTGATTTTCTTTTCGGATCTCTTCTGGAATTTGATTAAAGAATACAGATGCCGATATCCCTTTGCTACAATTGCTTTATATTTGATGTCGTACGGTGTGTATGTGTTTTTGGATGATTGGTGGTGTTCGTAAACTGAGGCttatttttcttgaaaaatcGATTGATGATGGACTAGGATTTCCTTATTGTGTTGTATTTTCTTCTGATTTGGTGTCCATGTAAAATGTGCAGCGATGATATAGAGTTGAGCGACACAGAGCTTCCCGATTCAGATCAATATGAATCTTACAGCGACGTCGAAAGCGAGACTGACTTCATTGTCGAACCCAGTGAATCCCCACCTTCCATTGACTTGAAGTCTCCTGCGATTGAACAGTATTATAGCGACTCATTGCCAACTTTTCGTCATGTACGCAAATTTTGTTCCCATATGTTCCATGTGATTGCATCACCGATGCTTCTCTGCAAATTTCTTGATaccataatattatttttaacctcATCTAACGGCATTCAACTCATGAATTGGTGGATCTGACATTTGAGTCGTTGTGCCATGCTAGCATACTTTATTCATGTCGAATAGTGATTACCTAGAAACTAAAGTTTGATTAAACTTGTTGACAGTTGTGTGATTTATGTATGAAGATTCCTGATGATGGAAGCATCGGTGGATCAGTCACACTTACAAATGCGGATAAACATGATCGTCTGAAAGTTTCAGCAGAATTAGTTTTGAAATTTTACAATGACACAAAAGTTAGATAAGTTATTTGATGTATACAGCtctgattattattattgtaattGTTATTCTTTTCTAGCTTAGCATTGTGTCTTGCATTCTTTCCTACTGGTTACAGTTGAAGAATTTCAAGCTTGTGAAGCTTTGCAAGTTCAACATTGCAAGTATACATTACGGGCTCACTTTCAGGGCTCGTGAAGATGGAAGCGAGGAGTGTCCTCTTTTTCGAGGTGTTGTTCGTTGTGTGGGTGGGCAAAAGCCGGTGTTTTGTGAAATCAAGGTGCCATTCTTCACCGTGTTGATCTCGATAATCTTTATCATATGTTTTCTGGAGTTGGGCGAGgaataatttatgaatttagAGGAGATTCTAAGTCTGCGATTGTGAATAAGATTCTAAGAAACACAATTGCATCCCCAAAAGTTAAAAAAATGTTCTTAGTCTTTCTTCCTTCTTGGCAGAAAAGTTTTAGCACttggttttgattttttttaggaGGATGATGAAGTCACACTTCTGCCTGGTGACGATGATTATGTTAGTTCAGAATCATGTGACATCAAAGGTAGCCCCTCCTGCACATGGTATTATATCTCCACTAGTCATATTTAACTGTTTCCGCTTGTAAGTTTTGTTAAGTTAATAATTGTGCATTTTTTGACGTAAAGGCATCTGATTAGATGATATTCATCATTATTGACGTGGTAATCCTGAAATGTTACACTATTTTGCCAAATTAAGTATCGAGGACAGTATTGTGATGATTTGACGTTGATGGGACAGCAAAgaaaattattttcaaataaatacATGTGATGggacatgatatatatactgAAAATTTTGCAGGAGTTGCCTAAAATTACGATCCTCCCAACTCCATCAGCTGCCAAGACAATTGAAACTGGTTTTCTCGAGAAATAGATCATTTTACATGTACTTGAAACGCCTTATTTTCATTGAGATCATCTACTTTCAAACTATTTTTTACCCCGAGCAACTTGTTCAGTGCACCAACATAGGCTCGAACACTAGAGATCACGATATCCATATCTGCTCCGGTTCCACTATCAACAGAAATCACAAATGAAATGTCTCTTTACGAACACTAGAGATCATGATATCCATATCCATAAGCTTGAACACAGTATGATCGCTGTGATTATTGAACTTAAGAACAAGTTGAATGAAATTTTGCCTCATACTTGAATGCACGGTTAACAGTTTGTCCAGTCAAAGCATGTGTTGCAGGTACACTATCTACTCCTCGAATTAGAACCCTTGTTGTTGCGATAGCATCAATACTATACCTTATGTGACTGAATTCATGGAATACACTAGAAGTTTGACAGGAACCTAGAAATAGAAGAAAAGAGTGATAAATGACATTTCAGATCTTACAAAGAACTGTGTTGAACaagaatacaacttaaaaacaCCCACACCTTCCTTCCCATTGGCAGATAATATCAAGTATAGTGGCAGTAAAAATGATTAGATGTCAAGTTTTGGATGAAACATTGCCATTTAAAATTAAGGTATACAACATGTTAATCTACCAAGTGCATTAGTGTGAGAATAATAATAGAGAGCCCAGCAGAAAAACAGACCTTCACTaattaaaagtaaataaaataaaatttgagtgTATGTAGATagtgtaaaatattattttttgacaTGGGTACTAAACATAAATCTAAGTTTTGGATTGAGTATTTATATCCAATTTACCGTATAATAAACTACCATAAATCAATAATAAAAAGACACAAATAATGTTATGTGTGTGAAGAACAggaataacaaaataaaaatatacgaCTAAAATTCACTACACTACTTTTATATTAGTCTTTTAACAAAATCTCTCTAAATTCACATAGGCAGAGAGTGAAGAACAAAGACaacaagattttattttatggattcaaaaaaataaattagtgtACATATGGATAGGTATACGGACTTATGTAACTTTAGCGGCTTAAGAAAAATCATAAAGTATCTAATGGAAAAAATGGCTTCCGTACAATAAATCCAACATATCAAGCACAAATAACATaaagtttttaattgttttaaaaatttatctGCAACTATATATCAATTCTTGTTCACCAATGCCTTGCATATAGACTACAAATATGTAATCACTGTCGGCAAATGTGCACATGTTGTTTGAAAAGTCTATCTTGGTAGGTGCAATAAATGTGGCAAATTCATTTTTGAATTTGCTGCTTGTGTTTAAATTGCATGTTCAGACGAAGGATcagctctataaatagagctcttCCCTCGGCATTTCAGGATCATCCCACAGCTCGAGCAATTCTTCAGTTCTCGAGTGTATTTTTTCTCTTCAgtatatttctatatatatttgtgagataggttttctcaTGTATAAGAGAGTGtgtgtctctttggaaacacgGAGAGatgttgtaattctccaaatattgtAGTGGAATCATTTgatcttgcccgtggtttttacgcTAATAATCTTTGGGGGTTTtttcacgtaaatcttggtgtctattttattcttcaatttgcATAGTTTTTATCTCGTGAtgccgcacctgggaccaacaagtggtatcagagccttgacagaaaatttcttaaaattctgagtatgctctgtggttgcagctttgactgatcttccacatcagaaaatattttttgagattttataagGCAAGATTATTGTAGTCAAGATGACGGCaaaatacgagatagaaaagttcaatgggagcaattttttgctttgaaaattaAAGGTGCAAGCAATTCTAACCAAGGAGCGTTGCTTGGCagctattggagatagaccAACGGACATCATGGATGATCAAAAGTGGAATGAGATGAATCACAATGTTGTTTCCAATTTGAGGTCAAGTCACTACACAACAAAATTTTCCTAATGAAAAAGCTTTATACTCTTCGGATGGCGGAATCCTCATCGATGACCGACCATATCAATACACTGAATACTCTATTTTCCCGGCTCACCTTTATAGGGCAAaaaatagaggaaaaagaacgtgcggagcttctacttcaaagtctaccagattcatacgatcagctcatcatcaatgttaccaacaatgttcttttggataatttaaattttgacgacgtattaactgcggttcttggagaagagagtcgtcgaaggaacaaggaagataggttggcaacgtcgaagcaagcagaggctttaccgatgacgagaggaagattgacggagcgtgactctagtgggagccacagatatggtagatccaagtcaagaagtaaaaagaagaatatttactgctttaaatgTGGCGGTAAAGGGCACTTCAAGAGAGAGTGTACGAAGAGCATCGATAAGGGATCTCAAGGAATGTGGCGAGTACTTCAGATGgtggtgaaatattattcagcgaagcagcaacagttgcagaaggcagacacaaattttgtgatgcatttattatggattcaggagcgacgtggcacatgacgtcaaggagagaatggttcgatcagtatgaaccagtctcaggaggatctgtattcatggaaaatgatcatgccttggaaatcgctgggtcggtaccattaaaatcaaaatgtttgatggtattattcgcaccatacaggaggtacgacatgtgaagggcctgacaaaaaatcttttgtctttggggcaattggatgatattgggtgcaaaacCCGTGTCGAGAAAGGGatcatgaagattgtgaaaggcGTGCTTGTGGTTATGAAGGCTGAAAAGGTTGCTGCAAATCTGTATGTATTGTTGAGGAAAACACACAAAGAGGCGGAACTAGCTGTTGCATCGATTGGTTCGGGAGAAGAATCGACAGTGTTGTGGCATAGAAAGCTTGGGCATATATCAGAAcgaggaatgaagattctctcaGAACGGAAGCTGTTGCCGGGGCTTACAAAAGCGACTCTACCattttgtgagcattgtgttacTAGTAAACAACACAAATTAAAGTTTGGCACATCTACTGCCAAAAGCAAAGACATATTGGAGCTGATTCATTCTGATGTGTGGCAAGCATCGGTGGTATTCCTAGGAGGAGCGAGATATTGTctcgtttattgatgatttctctaggagaTGTTGGGTGTATCCAATCAAGAAGAAGTTAGATGTTTACGAAgtcttcaaagttttcaaagcgcggtttgaacttgattctgataagaaaatcaagtgtttgaggaTTGATAACGGAGGAGAATATACAAGTGATGAATTTGATGCATTCTGTCAGCTTGAGGGCATCAAACGACATTTCACGACGACTTACACGCCTCAGCAGAATGGAGTGGCGGAGCGGATGaacagaactttgttggacacaacaagggccatgttgagtactgcggatctaccaaagtcattttgggcagaagcagtcaaaaccgcttcttacatcatcaatcgttctccttcagtggcgattgatttgaagactccgATGGAGGTGTGGACTGGAAAGCCAGCTGATTATTCTCGGTTACATACATTTGAAAGTCCGGTGTACGTTATGTACAATAAACAagaaagatcaaagttggattccaaatccagaaagtgtatcttcttgggctatgcTGGTGGAGTAAAGAGGTTTCGCTTGTGGGATCCTACTGtccacaagcttatcatcagcagagatgttatcttcgaggaagataaagtgaaggAGACAAATTCACACAGAATTCAGAAACTACTATCATTCAGGTGGAAAATAAAACAGACGAAGATCAAGTTTATTGTGAAGCGGTACCAGAGCGCGAGGTACAAGAACCAGTTGAGTCAGAAGTTTCCAAAGTGAGgcagtcaactcgagagagaagaccaccaagttggctttcagattatgtcactgaaagcaacattgcataTTGTCTATTAATAGAGGACGGTGAGCCATCGAGTTTCcatgaggctactcaaagctCGGATGTATTCTTGTGGATGACAGCGATGcaggaagaattggaagcattgga comes from the Henckelia pumila isolate YLH828 chromosome 1, ASM3356847v2, whole genome shotgun sequence genome and includes:
- the LOC140861879 gene encoding uncharacterized protein isoform X2, producing the protein MLISVSTIVLDLISYNVYVCSVGCVCEPRLIFIEKSSDDIELSDTELPDSDQYESYSDVESETDFIVEPSESPPSIDLKSPAIEQYYSDSLPTFRHLCDLCMKIPDDGSIGGSVTLTNADKHDRLKVSAELVLKFYNDTKLKNFKLVKLCKFNIASIHYGLTFRAREDGSEECPLFRGVVRCVGGQKPVFCEIKEDDEVTLLPGDDDYVSSESCDIKGSPSCTCDDIGMSDTELPDSDQYESHHSDFESDEDADFIVKPSESPPSDLKSPAVAQYFRNSLPRLRELCDLCMPPDIVRTGGAITLTNADKEDGLKDLAESVLKFYNDTKLKNFKLVKVCKINIVDTCYGITLRAQEDGSEECPLFRGVVHSLGGEKPVFCEIKQKRSWRWLKK
- the LOC140861879 gene encoding uncharacterized protein isoform X1, producing the protein MLISVSTIVLDLISYNVYVCSVGCVCEPRLIFIEKSSDDIELSDTELPDSDQYESYSDVESETDFIVEPSESPPSIDLKSPAIEQYYSDSLPTFRHLCDLCMKIPDDGSIGGSVTLTNADKHDRLKVSAELVLKFYNDTKLKNFKLVKLCKFNIASIHYGLTFRAREDGSEECPLFRGVVRCVGGQKPVFCEIKEDDEVTLLPGDDDYVSSESCDIKGSPSCTCDDIGMSDTELPDSDQYESHHSDFESDEDADFIVKPSESPPSDLKSPAVAQYFRNSLPRLRELCDLCMPPDIVRTGGAITLTNADKEDGLKDLAESVLKFYNDTKLKNFKLVKVCKINIVDTCYGITLRAQEDGSEECPLFRGVVHSLGGEKPVFCEIKEDDEVTLLPSDDDYVSSEQSCDIKDNPPLLHMQKRSWRWLKK
- the LOC140861879 gene encoding uncharacterized protein isoform X4; translated protein: MLISVSTIVLDLISYNVYVCSVGCVCEPRLIFIEKSSDDIELSDTELPDSDQYESYSDVESETDFIVEPSESPPSIDLKSPAIEQYYSDSLPTFRHLCDLCMKIPDDGSIGGSVTLTNADKHDRLKVSAELVLKFYNDTKLKNFKLVKLCKFNIASIHYGLTFRAREDGSEECPLFRGVVRCVGGQKPVFCEIKEDDEVTLLPGDDDYVSSESCDIKGSPSCTCDDIGMSDTELPDSDQYESHHSDFESDEDADFIVKPSESPPSDLKSPAVAQYFRNSLPRLRELKNFKLVKVCKINIVDTCYGITLRAQEDGSEECPLFRGVVHSLGGEKPVFCEIKEDDEVTLLPSDDDYVSSEQSCDIKDNPPLLHMQKRSWRWLKK